Genomic DNA from Gemmatimonadaceae bacterium:
CGCGGTTCGATAAGCGGCCCCAGTCAGTGAGAGCGATGCTCGACTCGCTTAAAAGCTGATGTCCGAGTTTCTGTCATTCGTAGAGCTCGGGTTTCGCCACATCACGGATCTGGCGGCGATGGATCATATCCTGTTTCTGCTGGCGCTTGCCGCTATATACAGGCCCCGCGACTGGCGAAGCGCGTTATGGGTAATAACGGCGTTCACCGTTGGACACTCGTTAACGCTCGCTCTCGCCGTGACCGGCGCAATCAAGCTTCCGACTGACGTTATCGAGTTCCTCATTCCGGTGACGATCGTCGCGACATGTATCGAGAACATCGTCGTTCGCAACCGGGAGAGCGCGTTCTGGCATGGTCGCTATCGTCCAGTGTTTGCGGGAGTGTTTGGCCTCGTGCATGGGGCCGGCTTCGCTAATTATCTGCGCGACCTGTTTTCTGACCGGATTGCTTTACCGCTATTCGGATTCAACGTCGGGATCGAGCTTGGGCAGATCGTCGTGCTCGCAATTGCCGCGATGATTTTTGTCTCTGCGGACTGGGTGATTTCGAGGCTGCTCAGTTCCGCGACGTCCGCGGCCGGCCTGAGACTTCGTGTGCTGCTCGTTTCCAGCGCGGTGATGGTGGTTGCGGTGGAGTGGGCTGTAGAACGACGTCCATGGTAGAAGCAACTCTGCGCAAAGCCCGAATCGGGACATTGTTTCTGCAGGCGGCCCTTGCGATCTCCGCGGTTTTTCTGCCCTCTCGTGTCAGTGCACACCCAATCCATACGAGCCTGGCCGAGGTGGTTCATGAGGCGTCGAGTCGCACAGTTCGCATATCTCTGCGGGTTTTCGTCGACGATTACACGACGGCGTCGCTCGCACACGTGCGGTGGCTTGCGTCAAGACGGCCTCCCAGGACAGCACCTGACGGGCAATCGCCGTTCGTGACGTATGCTCAGGCCGCCTTCAGAGTCACAGATGCCACGGGACGCCGGATTCCTCTCACCTCATGCGGTGGCAGGCGTAACGGAGACCTGATGTGGTTGTGCCTGAAAGGTTCGGCACCGCGAGGACTGTCAGGATTGTCAATCACCAGTCACGTTCTGTTCGACATGTACCGGGATCAGATCAACATCGTCCAGGCGGCTTACGGAGGGCGAAAGACCAGCCTGCTGTTCACACGCGGCGATGGCGCCCGGAAACTTCCCTGACGCGGCCCGCGGATAAGCTCTCGTGCTGACTGCCTGCGCCGCGATTTATATTGGCTCCCATATTATTCGGACCGTTCACCGGGTAACCCCCGCTCGAACACGCGGGAATGAGTGTTGACGGGCCGGTTCAATGGTGCGAGGCTGATCGCACTGTTGCTTGCGCTGGCCCCGGGCGCCGTAGCGAGAGAGGCGCGTTCCCAGGATTCCGTGGTGAGGAAGCTGACACCAGTGGTCGTGACAGTTACTCGAACCGGTGCCACCAGCGTGCTCCTGGCTCCATTCGCGCTGACGGTTGTCACTCCGGATAGCACTCGTCCCGGCCAGCGTCACGTCGCCGTCGACGAGATGCTATCGCTGGTGCCCGGACTTTCGGTGAACAACCGCAACAATCCGTCACAGGATCCGAGACTCGCCATCCGCGGCTTCGGTGCGCGGTCGGCGTTTGGAATACGTGGGGTCCGTGTACTCCGGGATGGCATGCCGCTGACGCTTCCCGACGGTCAGACCCCCCTCGACTACCTGAGCCTTGAATCCGTCGGTCGCGTCGAGGTCATCCGCGGATCGGCTTCAGCGCTCTACGGGAATGCATCCGGTGGTGTGATCGATATCAAATCGGAAGCCCCCCCGGCGTCGGCGTTCGAGGCAGAAGCACGGCACTGGGCCGGCAGCAATCAATTCAAGCGCTCGGTGCTGGCAGCCGCCGGGTCCGCCGGCAGCGGTTTCTACCAGGCCGACCTCGGATCGAACCGAACGCGGGGTGCACGCTCACACGCGGCCCAGCGCGCCCTGAACGGCTTCCTGAGGGCGGGCGTCGCAGCAGCAGGTAGCAGTTATGTGTTGTCGCTGATGGGTCTCGATATGCCTCTGGCCGAGAATCCCGGAGCCCTTACCGCTGAACAGATGCGACTGGATCCCGACGGCGCAGATCCGGTCTCCGTAAGAAGGAACGCCCGGAAGGCAGTCAAGCAGATGCAGGGAGGCCTTAGCGCAACACGCCCTGCCGGCAATGGTAAAGTCGTCGTTTCCGCATTCGGAGGGGCACGGAGTCTTGACAATCCGCTGACTTTTGCGGTTGTGGAGATTGGCCGTCACAGTGGCGGGGCGAGTGTTCGTGCAAGCCAGACCAGCATGGCGTTGGGGCGCAGGAACCAGCTGACGGCCGGGCTCGACCTGCAGGGACAAAACGACCTGAGACGGAATTACGTGAACTGCGCCGATACCATCCGCGCTCCGGCGGCTACACCCGAATGTCCCGATCCTGCATCGGAACGCGGTGGGATCACGCTCGATCAGCGCGAGCTCGTGTCCAGCGCCGGGTTGTATGTGAACAATGAGATGGCAGTGAGCGAGCGGTTCCGCATCACGGCTGGAGCGCGCGCTGACCGCGTCCGGTTCGAAGTGCGTGACCGGTTGACAAGTGCCGGAAACCCGGACGATTCCGGCGTCCGGGTACTGGCCGCTGTCACCCCGATCATCGGGGCCGTCTCGCGCCTCGCCCAAACCCACTCAGTATATGCCAACATCTCGTCTGCCTTCGAAACTCCGACCGCTACCGAGCTTGGCAATCAGGCCGATGGAAGTGCGGGCCTGAATCGCGATCTCGAGCCCCAGCGATCGACAACGCTGGAGGCGGGGCTCAAGGGCGAGTTTGGTCGGTCGCTGCGATACGATCTTGCAGGATACACCACTCATGTGCGCGACGAGCTAGTGCCATTCGAGATTCCGGTCAGTGATGGCCGCCGTTTTTTCAGAAATGCCGGTCAGACGCGGCGCGCGGGCGCCGAAGCCGGCCTGGGTGCGGAGGCTGGCAGTTTTGGGATGACGGCGTCTTACACGTACTCGCGTTTTCGGTTCGAACGCTTTGTCGCCGGTCCAAAAATCTTTGATGGCAATGACATCCCGGGAACGCCGCGTCACCGGGTCCAGGGTGCGGTTACGCTGTCATCGAGGCGCGCATTTGCGGTTGTGGAAGGTGAAGCCGCGGGTTCCGTTTTTCTTGATGATGGGAATAGCGACCGCGGGCCTGGTTACGAGGTTGCCCACGTCCGCGCGGGAACCCGGGCGCTATTCGGCGATCCGTCACTGTCGGTGACCGCAGGGGTGCAGAACATTTTCGACCGCCGTTACGCTCCGTCTGTGGCTGTCAATGCTGCGCGGGCGAAGTATTTCGAGCCAGCGCCAGGACGCTCTGTGTATGCTGGTTTGACACTACGTGGGGCGTTATAGCCAGGCGATACGCATCGTCGCTTCGGCGGGTTGTTATCGCTGACGCATTTTGCACAGCGCAGCTCCTTTGTACGCAGGATGCCGCGGTCAGGAATTAAATAATGATGGCAGGAAAGTCACGGTTCCGCGTTTTGTCCGAATGGCATATCTTAGCGGTAACCCTTCCCCATCTACATGGCCTCGCAAACATCATCCAGCGGATCTTCAGGCGGCCGACACGTGCAAGCCGATATGGCCACGGTGATCGATTCGATTCGCTCGGTGTTTCAAAGTCTTCGCAGTTCGGGGCGAGGAGCGGAGCAGACGCCTGGAATCAGCGGAGCGCAGATGTACGTGCTCGAGGAACTCGCTGGCGGCCCGGCGTTGTCAATCAACGAATTGGCGGCGCGTACATTTACGCATCAAAGCTCGGCGTCAATGGTTGTGAGCCGGCTCGTCGAACGGCGCCTTGTCACGCGTGTGGTCGATCGCGGTGACGCGCGAAAGGTGTGCATCTCGCTGACTCCGTCCGGGCGCGCCCTGTTGAAGCGAAAACCTCATGCCGGCCAGTCGAAGCTGGAGGAGGGATTGAAAAATCTTTCCCGCTCCGAGTTGAAGCAATTGGCGAACACCCTTGGCGTCCTGAAGGAGATCCTCAGCGATCAGAGTCGGCGGTCGGGCCGGGTGCGAAGGTCATGACTGACCGCCCGAAGTCAGTTCGCCGCAGTTGATCGTTGTGGGCGGCGCGATCCGCTTGTAGTCAACAGGGGCGCACTGAAATCAGTGCGCCCCTGTTTTCTGCGGTCGGATTGCGTCGCTTTTTCTAGTGCGACCCGCCCGAGCCCGATCCGCCGGAGCTGCCGCCTGAACCGCCGGAGCTGCCGCCTGACCCTCCGCCCGAACCGCCGCCTGACCCTCCACCGGAGCCGCCGCTCGAGCCAGAGCCACCACCAGAGCCTGAGCCGCCACCGGATCCTGAACCTCCGTTAGAACCGCCGCTCGACCCGGAATCACCTCCGGAACCACCCGATCCACCCGACTTGCCGCTACCGGACCCGCCGGATCCTCCGCCCGAACCCGAGCCTCCTCCAGAGCTACCGGAACCTCCGCCGGAGCCGCCGCTATCCGAGCCGCCCATTCCGCCCGAACCGCCTCCCGACTTTCCTGAGCCGCCCGATCCGCCCATGCCGCCGGAGCCACTATCCGAGCCGCCCAGTCCGCCCGAACCGCCTCCCGACTTTCCTGAGCCTCCCGATCCGCCCATGCCGCCGGAGCCACTGTCCGAGCCGCCCATTCCGCCCTTGGAGGAACCGCCCTTCTGATCCCCGCCTTTGTTTCCCATGTCGTCCGCCATGCATCCCCCCCGCCCGATTCGGGCGCATTGATAACGCAGCGATGCGGAACCGTCTTCCGCCCTGGGTGCGAGTCGCAACATTCAAGCCATCGGACCGCCGGGAGACAGAGACGCGACACGACAATTTCCTGACCATATGCAACCCTCCGCAATCGTATGGGGTCCCATATATGTACGGTTACGCGCTGGATGGCTGTACCCGCCGGCAGGGATTCGCTGGCGCCGTTGTTGCAATTCTCCCGGTCAACCGGAGGGCCAATGCACATTGGCCGCGACAAAGCTGAACCGAAACAGACGCAAAGACGTGCGACATCCCGGTCGTCAGAACTCCCGACGGCCGCTCATGCGCAGCTCGAAGACGTACTGAGGGAACAGAACGCCGAGCTGGTGGCGATGAAAGCGCGCAATTGCCGGCTGCGCAAACGGATCACGGACGCACGCCTGCGTGAAGTACGGGCGAAGCGCGGTAAAGCGGATCTGGTTGCCGCTCTGGGCCACGAATTGCGGACGCCGATGCAGGCAATCTTCGGCTACATCGAGTTGCTGGAACGAGAAATTCATGGACCTCTGTCACTCGAACAGGCCCATCATCTGGAACAGATTCGGCTGAATCAGCAACAACTCATGGAGTTGCTGAACAGTGTTCTGGACATCGCCAGTCAGGACGACGGCGGCCGCACCCCAGGATAACTGCGACACGCGATCGCGGGTGAAATCACGGGCCGATTTTCGCCGAAGCAACCATCTGAGATCCGCTTCCGCAGACGGCGCGTATAACCAGCGTTCCAGAATCTACCGGGCAAGCAGCGAAGCATCCGCAGCCCCGGTTCCTTGGCGGGCGTTCGTTCCTGATCCGGGCGCAGCCAGCAAGCACAGACCAGATCAATGGAG
This window encodes:
- a CDS encoding HupE/UreJ family protein codes for the protein MSEFLSFVELGFRHITDLAAMDHILFLLALAAIYRPRDWRSALWVITAFTVGHSLTLALAVTGAIKLPTDVIEFLIPVTIVATCIENIVVRNRESAFWHGRYRPVFAGVFGLVHGAGFANYLRDLFSDRIALPLFGFNVGIELGQIVVLAIAAMIFVSADWVISRLLSSATSAAGLRLRVLLVSSAVMVVAVEWAVERRPW
- a CDS encoding DUF6702 family protein, with product MVEATLRKARIGTLFLQAALAISAVFLPSRVSAHPIHTSLAEVVHEASSRTVRISLRVFVDDYTTASLAHVRWLASRRPPRTAPDGQSPFVTYAQAAFRVTDATGRRIPLTSCGGRRNGDLMWLCLKGSAPRGLSGLSITSHVLFDMYRDQINIVQAAYGGRKTSLLFTRGDGARKLP
- a CDS encoding TonB-dependent receptor — its product is MTGRFNGARLIALLLALAPGAVAREARSQDSVVRKLTPVVVTVTRTGATSVLLAPFALTVVTPDSTRPGQRHVAVDEMLSLVPGLSVNNRNNPSQDPRLAIRGFGARSAFGIRGVRVLRDGMPLTLPDGQTPLDYLSLESVGRVEVIRGSASALYGNASGGVIDIKSEAPPASAFEAEARHWAGSNQFKRSVLAAAGSAGSGFYQADLGSNRTRGARSHAAQRALNGFLRAGVAAAGSSYVLSLMGLDMPLAENPGALTAEQMRLDPDGADPVSVRRNARKAVKQMQGGLSATRPAGNGKVVVSAFGGARSLDNPLTFAVVEIGRHSGGASVRASQTSMALGRRNQLTAGLDLQGQNDLRRNYVNCADTIRAPAATPECPDPASERGGITLDQRELVSSAGLYVNNEMAVSERFRITAGARADRVRFEVRDRLTSAGNPDDSGVRVLAAVTPIIGAVSRLAQTHSVYANISSAFETPTATELGNQADGSAGLNRDLEPQRSTTLEAGLKGEFGRSLRYDLAGYTTHVRDELVPFEIPVSDGRRFFRNAGQTRRAGAEAGLGAEAGSFGMTASYTYSRFRFERFVAGPKIFDGNDIPGTPRHRVQGAVTLSSRRAFAVVEGEAAGSVFLDDGNSDRGPGYEVAHVRAGTRALFGDPSLSVTAGVQNIFDRRYAPSVAVNAARAKYFEPAPGRSVYAGLTLRGAL
- a CDS encoding MarR family winged helix-turn-helix transcriptional regulator, with protein sequence MQADMATVIDSIRSVFQSLRSSGRGAEQTPGISGAQMYVLEELAGGPALSINELAARTFTHQSSASMVVSRLVERRLVTRVVDRGDARKVCISLTPSGRALLKRKPHAGQSKLEEGLKNLSRSELKQLANTLGVLKEILSDQSRRSGRVRRS
- a CDS encoding histidine kinase dimerization/phospho-acceptor domain-containing protein yields the protein MKARNCRLRKRITDARLREVRAKRGKADLVAALGHELRTPMQAIFGYIELLEREIHGPLSLEQAHHLEQIRLNQQQLMELLNSVLDIASQDDGGRTPG